A window of uncultured Draconibacterium sp. contains these coding sequences:
- a CDS encoding IS1634 family transposase, translating into MFVRKKPNKSGVISVQVIAKINGKPKLIKTIGSSRDEKTIKELTEKGHHYIATFSGQTALDFSDETNLIQSVFQQIDSHTEVGTELLLGKIFDDIGFNVIDDQIFRQLVLSRLTYPVSKLKTSDYLEKYHDLEYPVQQIYRYMDKLHSTQKELVQQISYEHTKHVLGGQVTIVFYDVTTLYFEIDHEDTLRKTGFSKEGKHQNPQIVLGLLVSRNGYPLAYDIFEGNKFEGHTMLPVLDAFKEKYRLDQLVIIADSGLLSNANIEELQEKGYEFILGARIKNEKKQIQEQILALSLKNGESAVIEKDGLKLIVTYSDSRAKKDSQNREKGLQKLEKRIKTGKLTKSSINNRGYNKYLKMDGEINIEIDYTKYNADAAWDGLKGYISNAFLGKDEIIENYGHLWQIEKAFRISKTDLKIRPIYHRAQRRIEAHICISFVAYKIYKELERQLKSLNSKLSPEKAIEIAKTIYQIKATVKGKSVAQILLINDQQKKLAQLFNFG; encoded by the coding sequence ATGTTTGTCCGGAAAAAGCCAAATAAAAGTGGTGTTATCAGCGTGCAGGTTATTGCCAAAATAAATGGGAAACCAAAGTTGATAAAAACAATAGGTAGTTCCCGTGATGAAAAGACCATTAAAGAATTAACAGAAAAAGGCCATCATTACATTGCAACTTTTAGCGGTCAAACTGCACTTGATTTTTCTGATGAAACAAATTTGATTCAATCTGTTTTTCAGCAAATCGATTCACACACTGAAGTTGGCACAGAACTGCTATTGGGTAAGATTTTCGATGATATTGGCTTTAATGTTATTGACGACCAGATTTTCAGGCAGCTTGTCCTTTCGCGTTTAACCTACCCGGTAAGCAAGCTTAAAACAAGCGATTATCTTGAAAAATACCATGACCTCGAATATCCGGTGCAACAAATCTACCGTTACATGGACAAACTGCATTCCACCCAAAAGGAACTTGTGCAGCAGATTAGTTATGAGCATACAAAACATGTACTGGGAGGGCAGGTAACCATCGTATTTTATGATGTAACTACTTTATATTTTGAAATAGACCATGAAGATACTCTCAGAAAAACAGGTTTTTCCAAAGAGGGCAAACACCAGAACCCGCAAATCGTATTGGGGCTTTTAGTGAGCCGCAACGGCTATCCGCTTGCCTATGACATTTTTGAGGGGAACAAATTTGAAGGACACACCATGCTACCTGTGCTGGACGCATTCAAAGAAAAATACAGGTTGGACCAACTGGTTATCATTGCCGATTCTGGCCTTCTGTCCAATGCCAATATTGAAGAATTACAGGAAAAAGGTTATGAATTTATCCTTGGTGCCCGAATCAAAAATGAAAAGAAGCAAATCCAGGAACAGATACTGGCTTTAAGTTTGAAAAATGGGGAAAGCGCGGTTATCGAAAAAGATGGGTTAAAACTAATTGTAACTTATTCTGACAGCAGGGCTAAGAAAGACAGCCAAAACCGGGAAAAGGGACTCCAAAAGTTAGAAAAGCGGATAAAGACAGGAAAGCTGACCAAGTCAAGTATCAACAACCGTGGATATAACAAATACCTCAAAATGGATGGTGAGATAAATATTGAAATCGACTATACAAAATATAATGCCGATGCAGCCTGGGATGGTTTAAAAGGGTACATTTCAAATGCCTTTCTGGGAAAAGATGAAATAATTGAAAACTATGGACATTTGTGGCAAATCGAAAAAGCTTTCCGCATATCAAAAACTGATTTAAAAATCAGGCCAATTTACCACCGGGCACAACGAAGGATTGAAGCACACATTTGTATCTCGTTTGTAGCCTATAAAATCTACAAAGAATTGGAAAGGCAATTGAAAAGTCTGAACTCAAAATTAAGCCCCGAAAAAGCCATCGAAATTGCCAAAACAATTTATCAGATAAAAGCAACTGTAAAAGGCAAATCTGTGGCTCAAATTTTACTGATTAACGATCAACAGAAGAAATTAGCACAGCTTTTCAATTTTGGGTGA
- the thiL gene encoding thiamine-phosphate kinase produces MSKERNQTSVSELGEFGLIDRLTKDVEIKNESTVKGIGDDAAVLDYKDKQVVVSTDLLTEGIHFNLMYVPLKHLGYKAVVVNISDIYAMNAIPKQITVSIAVSGKFSVEALDELYAGIHLACEKYNVDLVGGDTTSSLTGLVISVTAIGEGEKNTIVKRSGAKPTDLLCVTGDLGGAYMGLQLLERENEVFKVNPNMQPQLAGYDYILERQLKPEARQDIPAILKKLEIVPTSMIDISDGLSSEIMHLCKNSGVGCSLFEEKVPMDNQTKQMAEEFSINPIVAALNGGEDYELLFTISLDDYEKVKNDPDFTIIGHMTEAAEGINLITNAGSAIPLEAQGWNHGKS; encoded by the coding sequence ATGAGTAAAGAAAGAAATCAAACCAGTGTTTCGGAGTTGGGTGAGTTTGGCCTGATTGACCGATTAACAAAAGATGTTGAGATAAAAAATGAGAGTACCGTTAAAGGTATTGGCGATGATGCTGCTGTGCTCGATTACAAGGATAAGCAGGTGGTTGTATCTACTGATCTGTTAACTGAAGGAATACATTTTAACCTGATGTACGTGCCTTTAAAGCACTTGGGTTACAAAGCAGTGGTTGTAAATATTTCTGACATTTACGCCATGAATGCAATACCAAAGCAGATAACGGTAAGTATTGCTGTTTCTGGAAAATTTTCGGTGGAAGCACTGGATGAATTGTATGCCGGAATACATTTGGCTTGCGAAAAGTACAATGTTGATTTGGTGGGTGGTGATACAACAAGTTCGCTAACCGGTTTGGTAATTAGTGTTACTGCCATTGGCGAGGGAGAAAAAAATACGATTGTAAAACGAAGTGGGGCAAAACCTACCGATTTACTTTGTGTTACCGGCGATTTAGGTGGAGCCTATATGGGGCTGCAGTTGCTGGAACGCGAAAATGAAGTTTTTAAAGTAAATCCGAATATGCAACCGCAGCTGGCCGGTTACGATTACATTCTTGAACGCCAGTTAAAACCCGAAGCCAGACAGGATATCCCAGCAATTTTAAAGAAACTTGAAATTGTACCTACGTCAATGATTGATATCTCTGACGGGCTTTCATCGGAAATTATGCACCTATGCAAAAATTCGGGAGTAGGTTGTAGTTTGTTTGAGGAGAAAGTGCCCATGGACAACCAGACCAAACAAATGGCCGAAGAATTTAGTATAAACCCGATTGTGGCCGCGTTAAATGGAGGCGAGGATTATGAACTGCTATTTACCATTTCGTTAGACGATTATGAGAAAGTAAAAAATGATCCTGATTTTACGATAATTGGTCACATGACCGAAGCTGCTGAAGGAATAAATCTGATAACAAATGCCGGATCGGCTATTCCGCTTGAGGCACAGGGATGGAATCACGGGAAGAGTTAG